The nucleotide sequence CAGCTGCTCGCTGACTTCCCCGGTGACCGGCCAGACGCCGAAGATGTTCTGCCACAGGAACTGTCCCGTTGCCCGGTCAGGGGAGGGGGCTTGGCTTTCGGCGCGGGCGACGAATTCCGCCCATAGTGAAGGAACCTGGGACAACACGCTGATTCTCGCTCGCACGTCTTCGCCGCGCTTGGTGTCGTGGGTGGTCAACGTCGTCATGGTCTGCGGCCACATCCGGGCGCGGGTGGCCGCACTGTGATGAAACTCTGCGGCGCTGACTCCAAACCGGTGCGGCTCGCCACCCACCTCGTTGAGTGACACCAGCCGGGCGTCTCGGTAGAACAAGCAGTCCTCGACGGCCTTGGCGGTCACCGCGCCGCACAGTTGCTGCAGCCGGCCGGCGGGTTCGCCGCCGTGGGCCAAAGCCGTCGCCACCAGCTGCAGCGGCGGGCCTAATTCGGTTGCCGCAATACAGGTTTCGGCGATCGCGGTCGGCATGATCGAGGCCAGCCCGGGGTAATCGCAGCGGTAGACGCCGATATGGGTAAGCAACGCGGCCACCGCCTCACCCAGCAGCGGATGATCCCGGCCGGCCGTCGCGGCAATGCTTCGTCTCAACCGGCTCAATTCGCTGGACAGGGTGTCGGTTGTCGCCCGGATCTTGAGATCGGCCAACAGTGCCGCCATGGCCTGGTAGTCCACGTCGCTGGACTCGACCAGCGCGGTGAGCTCTGCCGCTCCCGCCGGGTCGACGAAGAGTCCGCCGAGCTCTCGTAGCACGTCATAGCCCGTTGTGCCGGCCACCGGCAGCGTGGGCTCCAACGCCTCGTCGGCGGCCAGGATCTTCTCGATCACAATCCAGGCCTGCTGGCCGACCAGTTCGCGCAGCCATTGAAGATAGCCGCAGGGATCGGACAGCCCATCGGGGTGGTCGATACGAAGACCATCGACGAGTCCGTCGGCGAACCAACGTGCGATCTCGACATGGCTGGCATCGAAAACCGTGCGATCCTCTTGGCGTAGCCCGGCCAACGAGGTGATCGAGAAAAACCGGCGATAACCGCACAGTCCGCGTCGCCAGCCCACCAATCGGTAGTGCTGGCGCTCATGCACCTCGGCTCCGGTGCCGGTACCGGTACCGGTACCCGCAGCGATGGGGAATGCCAGCGAGCCCAGCCGCAGCAGGTCCCCGTCGACCAACAGGTCGGCCACGTCTGCGTCAGAACCCAGCACCGGCAGCACGATTCGACCGTGCTCGTCGAGATCCCAGTCGATGTCGAAATACCCCGCATACTCGGAGTTGCGGCCGTGACGCAGCACATCCCACCACCACATGTTCTGTTGCGGCCGATCGACA is from Mycobacterium marinum and encodes:
- the treY gene encoding malto-oligosyltrehalose synthase, whose product is MGFPVLSTYRLQLRGPSSGFGFTFADAENVLDYLSELGVSHLYLSPILTAVAGSSHGYDVTDPTTVSAEIGGPDGLARLSAAARARGMGLIVDIVPNHVGVDRPQQNMWWWDVLRHGRNSEYAGYFDIDWDLDEHGRIVLPVLGSDADVADLLVDGDLLRLGSLAFPIAAGTGTGTGTGAEVHERQHYRLVGWRRGLCGYRRFFSITSLAGLRQEDRTVFDASHVEIARWFADGLVDGLRIDHPDGLSDPCGYLQWLRELVGQQAWIVIEKILAADEALEPTLPVAGTTGYDVLRELGGLFVDPAGAAELTALVESSDVDYQAMAALLADLKIRATTDTLSSELSRLRRSIAATAGRDHPLLGEAVAALLTHIGVYRCDYPGLASIMPTAIAETCIAATELGPPLQLVATALAHGGEPAGRLQQLCGAVTAKAVEDCLFYRDARLVSLNEVGGEPHRFGVSAAEFHHSAATRARMWPQTMTTLTTHDTKRGEDVRARISVLSQVPSLWAEFVARAESQAPSPDRATGQFLWQNIFGVWPVTGEVSEQLRDRLHGYAEKAIREAAWHTSWNDPDSTFEDAVHRWLDVVLDGPVAGQLTQLVDRLNPHAASDALGQKLLALTVPGIPDVYQGTELWEDSLVDPDNRRPVDYAVRRAALRELRHPKIRVVSTALRMRRSRPECFLRGAYIPVLASGTAEDHIVAFRRGEDILVAVTRWTVGLQENGWGDTVLPLPEGSWTDTLTGALASGPASAAELFSELPVVLLERQA